In Canis lupus dingo isolate Sandy chromosome 1, ASM325472v2, whole genome shotgun sequence, a single genomic region encodes these proteins:
- the IYD gene encoding iodotyrosine deiodinase 1 codes for MFFLTPVLVAVVCILIAWIFKNADGRSMEGRKGENRARAQTRPWVDEDLKDSTDLQQVEEDVDDWQESEENVEHIPFSHTRYPEKEMIKRSQEFYELLNKRRSVRFISNEQIPMEVIDNVIKSAGTAPSGAHTEPWTFVIVKDLDVKHKIREIIEEEEEINYLKRMGRQWVTDLKKLRTNWIKEYLDTAPVLILIFKQVHGFAANGKRKVHYYNEISVSIACGILLAALQNAGLVTVTTTPLNCGPRLRVLLGRPANEKLLMLLPVGYPSQEATVPDLIRKPLDQIMVTV; via the exons ATGTTTTTCCTGACTCCAGTCTTGGTAGCAGTCGTCTGCATTTTGATTGCATGgatctttaaaaatgctgatggAAGAAgcatggaggggaggaagggggagaacaGAGCCAGGGCCCAGACTCGTCCCTGGGTGGATGAGGACCTAAAGGACAGTACTGACCTCCAGCAAGTAGAAGAAG ATGTTGATGACTGGCAAGAGTCAGAGGAAAATGTTGAACATATTCCATTCTCCCACACCCGGTATCCTGAGAAGGAAATGATTAAGAGATCCCAGGAATTTTACGAACTTCTCAATAAAAGACGATCTGTCAGATTCATAAGTAATGAACAAATCCCCATGGAAGTCATTGATAATGTCATCAAATCAGCAG GGACCGCCCCAAGTGGGGCCCACACGGAGCCCTGGACCTTTGTGATTGTGAAAGACCTGGATGTGAAGCACAAGATTCGAGAGATcattgaggaggaggaggaaataaacTATTTGAAAAGGATGGGACGCCAGTGGGTTACAGACCTGAAGAAGCTGAG AACCAACTGGATTAAGGAGTACTTGGACACAGCTCCTGTTTTGATTCTGATTTTCAAACAAGTACATGGTTTTGCTGCAAATGGTAAAAGAAAGGTCCACTACTACAATGAAATCAGTGTTTCCATTGCTTGCGGCATCCTCCTGGCTGCTCTGCAG AATGCGGGACTGGTGACTGTCACTACCACTCCTCTCAACTGTGGCCCCCGTCTGAGGGTGCTCCTGGGTCGCCCCGCAAACGAAAAGCTGCTGATGCTGCTCCCCGTGGGGTACCCCAGCCAGGAGGCCACGGTGCCCGACCTAATACGGAAACCTCTGGATCAGATCATGGTGACCGTGTAG